GCCTGGATCGAGGCGCTGAGTGACCCCGCCAGTCCCCACGGCCCCCCGGCGGCGACACCGGCCAGGGCTTCCACGCCCGCGTGCAGGCGTGGCTGGATTCCCTCTCAGCGGGTGAGGGAGTGGCCTTCACGCACGCCGGACCGCTGCTGGCCGCGCTGCGCCTCACGGTGAACCTGTCTGCCGTGGCCACGCCCCCCGGCACGGTCGCCACCCTGCGCCGCGAAGGGGGACACTGGTGGCTGACTGGACTACGGCCGCCCGCCTGACGCGGCAGAATGCCCCCTGATGCATCCTGACCTGACGGCCCTCCTGACCGCCATCCAGCCTGCCGACGCCGACGCGATGGCGCGCGCACGGGACCGGCAGGCGCAACTGACCAAACCCGCCGGGGCGCTGGGCGACCTGGAAGACCTCGCCGTGCGGCTGGCGGGCGTACTGGGCAGCGAGCGGCCCGACCCGCGCGGCGTGGCGGTGATCGTCGCCGCCGGGGATCACGGCGTGGCCCGCACGGGCGTCAGCGCCTACCCGCCCGAGGTGACGCCCGCCATGGTCGCGAACTTCCTGGCGGACACCCCCGCCGGACCGGGCGGCGCGGCGGTGAATGCCCTGGCACGGGCGGTGGGCGCGCGGGTGTACGTGATGGACGCTGGGGTGAACGCGGAGTTGCCGGAGCACCCGGCGCTGGTCCGAGCGGCGGTGCGGCGCGGCACGCACGACCTGAGCGTGCAGCCCGCCATGAGCCTGGACGAGGCGCAGGCCCTGATCCTCTCGGGCGCGGCCCTGGCCCGCCGGGCCATCGACGACGGCGCGGATGTCCTGATTCCCGGCGAGATGGGCATCGGGAACACCACCCCGGCCGCCGCCATCACCGCCCGCCTCCTGCACCTGGACGCCGCGCAGGTCACGGGACGCGGCACCGGCGTGGACGACGCGCGGCTGGCGCACAAGGTCACGGTGATCCGCGCGGCACTGGAGCGCACCCCCACCACCGACCCGCTGGAAGTCCTCGCGCAGTTCGGCGGGTTCGAGATCGCCGCCATGCTGGGCGTCATGCTCCAGGCCGCCGCCATGAGGCGCGCCGTGATCCTCGACGGCTTCGTGGAAGGCAGCGCCGCACTGATCGGCGTAGCCCTCGCCCCGCACCTGCGCGACTCCCTGTTCCCCGCCGGACAGTGCGCCGAGATCGGGCACGCCGCGCAACTGACCCACCTGGGCCTGAAACCCATGTTCCACCTGAACCTCCGCCTGGGCGAGGGCACCGGCGGCGTCCTGGCCGCGCCCCTGCTGCTCGGCGCGGCCGCCACCCTCCGCG
The DNA window shown above is from Deinococcus sp. LM3 and carries:
- the cobT gene encoding nicotinate-nucleotide--dimethylbenzimidazole phosphoribosyltransferase, whose product is MHPDLTALLTAIQPADADAMARARDRQAQLTKPAGALGDLEDLAVRLAGVLGSERPDPRGVAVIVAAGDHGVARTGVSAYPPEVTPAMVANFLADTPAGPGGAAVNALARAVGARVYVMDAGVNAELPEHPALVRAAVRRGTHDLSVQPAMSLDEAQALILSGAALARRAIDDGADVLIPGEMGIGNTTPAAAITARLLHLDAAQVTGRGTGVDDARLAHKVTVIRAALERTPTTDPLEVLAQFGGFEIAAMLGVMLQAAAMRRAVILDGFVEGSAALIGVALAPHLRDSLFPAGQCAEIGHAAQLTHLGLKPMFHLNLRLGEGTGGVLAAPLLLGAAATLREMRTFAEAGVPGSGSEE